The DNA segment AGCAGCTCGGTGGCTCCAAGATATGCCTGGAATTGACGGGACCAGGTTGATCTGTGTAGGTGGATCCTACGGAGGGTACTTAGTCTACCGCCAGTTGACCCGTTATTCCGATCTTTGGGCTGCAGGAATTGCGTGGATGGGGATTACTGACTGGACGTCCCTCTATTACGAGACAACAGACGCAGTAAGGCTATACTGCCGTGCACTATTCGGGGGAGGTCCTTCAGAACTACCGCAGATGTACATGGAAGCCTCGCCAATCCACGACGTGGCTCGCTTGACGGCGCCTATTCTCATGATCCATGGCAAGAACGATCCCCGCGTACCGGTTACCCAGGCTCGGAGGTTTAGGGATAGGCTTCTGGAGCTAGGACGTCACAATGTTTGTTACGTAGAACTGGACGAGGGGCACGGGTTAACCGCTCGGGCTGCTCGGATTCGCATGTACAAGAAGATAGCTGAGTTCTTGCACTCGTTGCTATAGCGGCTACCCGGATCCTGGTGGTTGTACGGGCTGGGTGACTTACGGGCGCGCAAGGTGGTTGTTTCCCACGGCAAGGGCTGGATGCCTGAACCGATAGGCACGCGTGCAACCTTGGCCGTCGGTCGAGAGTGTTGCGTTACGGACGCTTGCTGGCTGCTGCTGTGTTATGGCGCCTGTCGCGTTGACAGTGAAGCTGCGGGGAAGCAGGGAGCGTCCTGGGGGTTAGTGGGTCATACATGGAACGATGATCCGGTCGGTGTACCCGAGGGGAGACATATGACCGAGAATACGCAGACCCCGGTGTGGTCGCTACGCAACTACCCGTCGGTTGCCTGGCTATGGTCCGGAGCAAGCGTTTCCGTTTTCGGTGATGCGCTCCGGAGGATGGCGGTGCTCCTGACGGTTTACGCCGTAACGGATGGGTCCGGCATGGCTGTCGCCGGGATCACACTGGCCGAGATCGTTCCAATGCTTGCCCTCGGCTTGATTGCAGGCGTGTACGTCGATCGTTGGGACAGGCGTAGAGCTATCATTCTTGGCAACACGGTGCGAGGCTTGCTCAGTCTAGCACTCGTCCTTGCCGCCCGTTCACAATCGCTTGGGCTGGTGTACGTCGTCATCGCGGCTTCTGAAGCTGCAGGTGCTGTCGTCCAGCCTGCCATGACTGCGATCGTTCCACAATTGGTGCCGGTTGCCCACCTGGCACAGGTGAACACCCTTTTCGTTCTGTCCCGCCAGTTCAGCCTGTTGATAGGCCCTGTGGTTGCAGCCACGGCGTACCGTGTCATCGGAGCCGAACTGACCTTCCTCGTGGACGGGGGGACTTTCTTCGTAGGAGCCGGAACAGCGTTGGCTATTCGGCGCCCGAGGGAGGTTGAGAAACAGGCGGGCTCCGATGAGACGGTGGGTTCGACCTGGTGGCGGGATTTCTTGAACGGCTTGGCACGCGTTCGGGGAGATCGTCTTGTGATGGCGCTTCTGGCGACCATCGGACTCCAGTCTCTCGGTGCTGGCATTAACAACACGGTGATGATCGTTTTCATCAATCGCGGGCTTGGAAGGGCCGCTAGCGATATCGCGTGGCTCAGTTCAGCGAACGGGTTGGCACAGATCCTGGCGGCCACGGTAGTAGCCCCGCTCATCCGGCGGCGCGGAACCGCGGGTGTGCTTGCAGGAGCTACGATTACCATGCTTGCCGGGAATGCGATCTTAGCGGGCTCTTGGTCTCTTTTCGTCCTGATTGTTGGGGTCTTGATCACGGCGCTAGGGAACAGCCCCTTTACGATCGTGCATACTACCGTCCTCCAGCAGGCTGTCGGACCGGAATACCTTGGGAGGGTGCAGGGAAGCCTCGGAACCCTAGCGGCTGTTCTCTTCATGGCCGCCAGTTCGGCTTCTGGCGTAGCTGTTGACTACGTGGCAGCGCGGAGCCTGTTGATAGTATCAGCGGGAATCAGTGCCTCGCTCGTGGTGGTCACGTTGACGCGCATCGTTCCAGCGCTTAGGGCTGCCAAGCGTCTTTCTTCTGGAAGGTCGCCCCTACGAGCGGATGACTAGAAACCATCACATCCTCGCCCAGACCGCGACAGCTGACCAAGCATCGTCCCCACGGTGTGACGCACAGCAGGAAGACCAACTGGCATTGCACAGTCGGAAGGCAAATCACGCACCCCCGATCCCTCGACGATGGGCTTTTTCGGCCGCGAACCATGGCCAAACCTACATTCCGGTGCGCCGGAACAACCGGCTATCTCGAACAGGTGGAATTCCTGCCCCCGCAAGGGCCAGCCACCCACGGGGAAGCGAGCCTTGGGTCGTCAACCGCGAGGTTGATGGCTAAGCGTAGGCAGCGCGACGACCAGGCCGCAGCCCAAAAGGGCGAAGGGATCGAGCCTCGTTACGGTTATGGACCGAGGGCCGACGGTGTCGGAATGGCCGGAAGGCAACAGTACGCGCTCGGTAGGGCGAGAGCGCGGGAGACCTCGGCGGGGTCGGAGACCGCGGCATGGCGGAAATCGAGATAGTACGGGAACCGGGAGGCCTCCCGGCGTCGCGCGCCGCGCGTACGCCCCACCCGACAGGCGAAGCCGAAGGGCGGCGGAAGCGCCGGGCGGGCGCCCTCTGGGCGCGGAGCCCCTCATAGTACTCCGAGCGCGGGAGAGCCGCGCACATGGGGAAGGAGGGGCACGGTCTCAAGCGTCCAGGACCCAATCGTCTCCACGCAGAGGGAGGACACCGATGAACGAGGGACTGGAACGCATCGCGCAGAGGGCCAAGGCGGACCGGAAGTGCCGGTTTACCGCCCTGGCCCACCACCTCACGGAGGACTTCCTCCGTGAGACCTGGCAGGGGCTCAACCGGAAGGGAGCCCCCGGAGTCGATCGTGCGACGGCAGCAGAGTACGCCGCGAACCTGGACACGAACCTGAAAAGGCTCGTCGACGGAATGAAGCGGCGCTACTACCGGGCACCCCACGTGCGCAGGGTCTACATACCGAAAGCGGGCAACCCGGCGAAGCTCAGACCGCTCGGGGTACCGACGGTCGAAGATCGCCTCCTTCAGGCGGCGGTCGCTCGCATCCTGTCGGCGATCTACGAGGCGGACTTCCTGGAGTGCTCCTACGGCTTCAGACCGGGGCGGACGGCGCATCAGGCGCTGGCCGCCCTCCGCAACGAGGTGATGCTCGGCAGGGCCCAGTGGGTCTACGAGGCTGACATTCGCGGCTTCTTCGACCACCTGGACCACGACTGGCTGATGCGCATGCTCGATCTCCGGGTCGGCGACCCGTGGATCCTACGCCTCGTCCGCAAGTGGTTGAGCGCTGGGATCCTCGACCACGGGCAGGTGACGGTGCCAGAGGAGGGCACCCCGCAAGGGGGACCGATCTCGCCGATCCTGGCCAACGTCTACCTGCACTATGCCCTCGACCTCTGGTTCGAGAAGGTCGCGCGACCGCGCTGCGTGGGGAAGGCGACCCTGATCCGCTTCGCCGATGACTTCGTCGTCCTCTTCCAGAGCGAGAAGGACGCCAGGCGATTCGCGGCGGCCTTGCCGGCGCGGCTGGCGAAGTTCAACCTCACGCTCGCCGAAGAGAAGACGAACCTGCTGCCCTTTGGGCGGCGGCACTGGCGGCGCGGGCAGAGCCACCCGTACCACTTCGACTTCCTCGGATTCCGCCACCACCTCGGGACGGATCGCAAGGGCCGCATGGCGGTCGTGCGCATCCCGTCGCCGAAGAGCGTGCGGAAGTTCCTCGCGGAAGTGAAGGAGTGGCTCAGGCAGCACATGCACGACCGACCGCAGGACCAGCAGGGCGCGCTGGCAAGAAAGCTCCAGGGCTTCTACCAGTACTTCAGCCTCTGGCGCACGTATCGGAAACTCTCCGTCGTGCGGCGAGAAGTGCTGAGGCTCTGGAAGCGCATACTGGAGCGCCGTAGCCAACGCGGTGCCCGAACATGGGCGCGCTGGGAGCGGCACCCGTGGTTCACCCTACCGGTGCCAAAGCTCCTGCACAGGACCGTTTAGCGCGAGAGATCGGGGAGCCCGGTGCGGGAAATCCGCACGCCGGGTTCTGAGGGGGAGGACGGGCCCAAGTCGCCATGCCGGTTCACCAAGGGCACCGCGCCGAAAGGCGCGGTAACGGAGAATGGTGCTATGGCTAAAGCGGCGAGGCCCGCCTCTACCCACCCACCCTCTTTTGGCAGGAATCGAGTCGTTTTGCGGTGAATTGAGGGCAAGGCCCCGAATCGTTATTCGAACCTTGCCGCGAGCAGCGCGACTTTTGCAATTGGAGCTTCGGACGGGCCAACAGGATCCGGGCGGCCGGGTGCGAAGCCTCTCCCTGGAAAGCGAGGGAGCGCCCTTGGAGCCGAAACGGGAGCGGCTGGTGGTTCGCCAGGGTGGTGCGCCCGTCCTGCTCGCCCGGGTCTGCCGGCAGCTGCGCATCCGCCGCATCGTCAATGCCATGGTCGAGTGGGACCCCAGGCAGTGCAAGGTCTCGCCTGGCACGCTCGTCGTCGCGCTCATCCTCAACATGCTGGTCGCCCGTGAGCCGCTTTACACAGTGAAGGAGTTCTACCGCCGGAGGGACCTGGGGCTGCTCTTCGAGGAGCCGGTGGAGGTAGATGCCCTCAACGACGACGCCCTGGGGCGGACGCTGGACCGGCTGGCCGCCATCGACCTGCCCCAGCTCGTCCAGAGCGTGGGGCTTTCGGCGGTCCACCTGGGCGAGATGGAGGTCCGCTCCGTCCACGCCGATACCACATCGGTCTCCGTATACGGCGAGTTCGAGCCCACGGTGGGGGATGAGAAGTTCGTGGAGGCCCACCCCGAGAAGCGGCTGCTGAAGATCACCCACGGCCACAGCAAGCAGCGCCGTCCGGACCTCAAGCAGTTCATCTCGGGTCTGATCGTCTCGAAGCAAGGCGTTCCGCTCATGGGGACCATCGGGGACGGGAACCTGAGCGACAAGGTGTGGAATCGTGAGATGATCGAAAGCCTGGAGCGGAGCTTCCTGGATCCCCGCTCGGTCGCCTACGTGGTGGACTCGAGCCTGGTGACCGTGAAGAACCTCCAGCGGATGGACCAATCGAAGGTCCGCTTCATCTCCCGGCTCCCCGAGACGTTCAAGGCGGCGGGCGAGGTGAGGGCGAAGGCCTTCGTCGAGAACCGGTGGCAGCCGATCGGGAGGCTCGCCCGGACCCGGTGGAACGGGGCGTTCTACCACGCGGTCTCCTACCGCCACGAGCTGGCGGGCGGCACCTACCGGCTCACCGTGGTCCGCTCCTCGTCGCTGGACAAGCGGAAGGAGAAGAAGCTCGAGCGGCTCATCCGGACCGAGCAAGAGGCGATGAAGCGGGCAGCCAAGGAGCTGATGGGGCAGCGCTTCAACTGCCAGGCGGACGCCGAGGCCGCCCTGGCGGCCTTCCAGAAGGCCCACGAGGACGCTCTCCACACCACCCGAGGGCTCGTCGTCGCCTACACCGAAGAAAAGCGGCCCCGAGGCCGGCCACGCAAGGACGCGGTCTACCCCAAGCAGACCCACTACCAGGTGGAGATCCGCCTCTTCGCACCGAGCGAGGAGGCCAAGAAGGCGTGGCTCGAGCGGGAGAGCGCCTTCGTCTTGATCAGCAATCTGCCTGAGGACAAGTGGAGCGATGCCGCGCTCCTCGAAGAGTACAAGGGCCAGACCCAAGTGGAGCAGGGGTTCCGGGTTTACAAACACCCGATCGTGGACGACGGGATCTTCCTCAAGAGCACGCGGCGGGTGGAGGCCTTCGCCTACGTGGCCACTCTGGCGCTGATGGTGGCGGCCTTCCTGGAGTACCGGGTACGCCAGGAGCTCCAGAAGACCGAGACGAAGAAGCTCCGCCTGCTTCGCGGTGCCCGGGTGACCGACAGCCCCACCAGCCTGGCGCTCCTGGAGGAGATCGACTACATCCCTGTCCTGGGAAGCCTCACCCCCGAAGGCTACAGCCGTTATGCAGACGTTGCCGACGACCTCCCCGAAGAGCATCTGGAGATCCTCCGGCTGGCCGGTTTCGGGCCTGAGATCTATTTCGAACCGCTGGTTTCGAATTGACATCGTGCTGGCTCATGACGTTGAAAATCCTGCTCGACTCGCTCGAAGGGTGCGGAATGCGGGTCGCGAGCACGTTGATGCCGCTTTCCATGCTCGTCTATGGTCCGCTGGCCGACATGATCCCCATCGAGTGGCTGCTCCTGGCCACCGGTTCACTGCTGGTGGTCCAGAGCCCGTTCATGGTGAGCCACCGGGCCCTCGTCGAGGCGGGCAAGCCGCTACCGGTGCCTGAGACGTAGGCAGCTCTACGCCGGCACTTCTTACCAGGTGTAGCGGACCGGATTGGCTGCCCCCCGCTTTCGATACGCTTCCGGAATCGCTTTCCCGACATAGAACCTCGCGACTTCTTCAGCCCGATTCCCCTTCCCTCTACCCACGTAGAAGGTCTCACCGTTTCGGGGATCAATCAGCCTGTAGACGTACGTCTCCAGTTCATTTGCAGCCTCTTCCGGAAACGACGCCACTTCCTCGGCCCACACTCACCAGCCACTCCCTTTCCACGGTCCGCCCATGGCACCTCCTCTAATCGGACGCGTCATCGAGGTGCGGGCCACGCGATCGCCTTGCGCCAGGCGGCGCGCTGTTTCTTCCGTTGCTTCTCGTCCGGCTCGGTCTCGATCAGCGCATTCAACCGGACTTCGATGGTCGCGTCGCCGGTCGCCTTGGTGAGGCGGCCCAGCGCGGTGACCACATCGGTCCGGACCAGGGTTCCGTTCTTCTCCTCCGCACACTCACGGAACCTGTGCTCGAGGGCCTCCAGGACCATCGCCTTCTGTTGCGGACCGGCCAGACCGATGCGCCAGAGGGACTGGAGCGTGTGCCGGGCGGTCACCGTTTTCTCGTCCTTCATCACGGCCGCCACCTTCGGGAAATCCTTCAGCATGCGGCCGTCGGGATCGCTGATCGCCAGGCGAGCGAGCATCTGGGCCGCGAACGCCCGCTTCTGCCCGGCCCGGGCTGTGAGATCCTTCAGCAGCTGGTCCCAGAACTCGTACGCCCAGTCGACGGGCCTCTCGGTTATCTCGAAGAGGCGGCCCAGCGCCTGATACGCCACATCGCTGTCCGACGACTCACGGTCGGCGAAGAGCGCCTGGACGCGCTCGTTCATGACGCACCACCCGTCTCCGCGATCTGGATCAGGTTGCCGCAGGTGTCGTCGAAGACAGCCGTGGTGACCGGTCCCATCTGGACGGGGGGCTGGGTGAACCGAACCCCCAGTGCTTTCAGGCGCTCGTATTCCCTGTGGACATCGTCGACGCCCAAGGAGGTGAAGGGGATTCCATCGTTCCTCAGTGCTTCCTTGAAGGGCCCGGCGGCCGGGTGGTTGTCGGGCTCCAGCAGGAGCTCGGTCCCGTTGGGGTCGTCGGGCGAGACCAAGGTAAGCCAGCGGGACTCCCCCAGGGGGATGTCGTTCTTCTTGACGAAGCCGAGGACGTCCGTATAGAAGGTGAGCGCCTTCGCCTGATCGTCCACCAAGACGCTCGTCACCACGATCTTCATTTCTGTCCCTCCGTCCGGGGTCGCACTGGCCATCGTTCGAGGATCGCCCGCAGGGGAGTCGTGTCGAGGTAGTGGAACTTGTAACGCCCGTCCCGTCTCGCAACGACAAGACCGGCCGATTCTAGGACGTCGAGGTGCTGGGAGATCGCCTGTCGCGACATCTCCAGCCCGTGCTTCATGGTTAGGCGGGTACAGATCTCGAAGAGCGTCTGCCCGTTTCTCTCCTTGAGCTCATCGAGGATCGCTCGTCTCGCGGG comes from the Limnochorda pilosa genome and includes:
- a CDS encoding alpha/beta hydrolase family protein; this translates as MLHDSAGHAASALVDPTRDVPGAFPTVATRKARFTSENLCIEGLLHAPAERAGDRRPAVVLLHGGPSARDRLEWNALVQLIVGSGFTVLQVNYRGSAGYGDAFEHLNVRDVGGGDARDVAAAARWLQDMPGIDGTRLICVGGSYGGYLVYRQLTRYSDLWAAGIAWMGITDWTSLYYETTDAVRLYCRALFGGGPSELPQMYMEASPIHDVARLTAPILMIHGKNDPRVPVTQARRFRDRLLELGRHNVCYVELDEGHGLTARAARIRMYKKIAEFLHSLL
- a CDS encoding MFS transporter; this encodes MTENTQTPVWSLRNYPSVAWLWSGASVSVFGDALRRMAVLLTVYAVTDGSGMAVAGITLAEIVPMLALGLIAGVYVDRWDRRRAIILGNTVRGLLSLALVLAARSQSLGLVYVVIAASEAAGAVVQPAMTAIVPQLVPVAHLAQVNTLFVLSRQFSLLIGPVVAATAYRVIGAELTFLVDGGTFFVGAGTALAIRRPREVEKQAGSDETVGSTWWRDFLNGLARVRGDRLVMALLATIGLQSLGAGINNTVMIVFINRGLGRAASDIAWLSSANGLAQILAATVVAPLIRRRGTAGVLAGATITMLAGNAILAGSWSLFVLIVGVLITALGNSPFTIVHTTVLQQAVGPEYLGRVQGSLGTLAAVLFMAASSASGVAVDYVAARSLLIVSAGISASLVVVTLTRIVPALRAAKRLSSGRSPLRADD
- the ltrA gene encoding group II intron reverse transcriptase/maturase translates to MNEGLERIAQRAKADRKCRFTALAHHLTEDFLRETWQGLNRKGAPGVDRATAAEYAANLDTNLKRLVDGMKRRYYRAPHVRRVYIPKAGNPAKLRPLGVPTVEDRLLQAAVARILSAIYEADFLECSYGFRPGRTAHQALAALRNEVMLGRAQWVYEADIRGFFDHLDHDWLMRMLDLRVGDPWILRLVRKWLSAGILDHGQVTVPEEGTPQGGPISPILANVYLHYALDLWFEKVARPRCVGKATLIRFADDFVVLFQSEKDARRFAAALPARLAKFNLTLAEEKTNLLPFGRRHWRRGQSHPYHFDFLGFRHHLGTDRKGRMAVVRIPSPKSVRKFLAEVKEWLRQHMHDRPQDQQGALARKLQGFYQYFSLWRTYRKLSVVRREVLRLWKRILERRSQRGARTWARWERHPWFTLPVPKLLHRTV
- a CDS encoding IS1634 family transposase, which produces MEPKRERLVVRQGGAPVLLARVCRQLRIRRIVNAMVEWDPRQCKVSPGTLVVALILNMLVAREPLYTVKEFYRRRDLGLLFEEPVEVDALNDDALGRTLDRLAAIDLPQLVQSVGLSAVHLGEMEVRSVHADTTSVSVYGEFEPTVGDEKFVEAHPEKRLLKITHGHSKQRRPDLKQFISGLIVSKQGVPLMGTIGDGNLSDKVWNREMIESLERSFLDPRSVAYVVDSSLVTVKNLQRMDQSKVRFISRLPETFKAAGEVRAKAFVENRWQPIGRLARTRWNGAFYHAVSYRHELAGGTYRLTVVRSSSLDKRKEKKLERLIRTEQEAMKRAAKELMGQRFNCQADAEAALAAFQKAHEDALHTTRGLVVAYTEEKRPRGRPRKDAVYPKQTHYQVEIRLFAPSEEAKKAWLERESAFVLISNLPEDKWSDAALLEEYKGQTQVEQGFRVYKHPIVDDGIFLKSTRRVEAFAYVATLALMVAAFLEYRVRQELQKTETKKLRLLRGARVTDSPTSLALLEEIDYIPVLGSLTPEGYSRYADVADDLPEEHLEILRLAGFGPEIYFEPLVSN
- a CDS encoding VOC family protein, translated to MKIVVTSVLVDDQAKALTFYTDVLGFVKKNDIPLGESRWLTLVSPDDPNGTELLLEPDNHPAAGPFKEALRNDGIPFTSLGVDDVHREYERLKALGVRFTQPPVQMGPVTTAVFDDTCGNLIQIAETGGAS
- a CDS encoding ArsR/SmtB family transcription factor, encoding MSDVFHALAAPARRAILDELKERNGQTLFEICTRLTMKHGLEMSRQAISQHLDVLESAGLVVARRDGRYKFHYLDTTPLRAILERWPVRPRTEGQK